The Chanos chanos chromosome 16, fChaCha1.1, whole genome shotgun sequence genome has a window encoding:
- the zgc:158403 gene encoding tetratricopeptide repeat protein 39A, with amino-acid sequence MSTGKDAPVSESSSQVSLQESLEECMEALDLFLNNQFSESLDKLRPRAKDSMYHALIYATILEMQAMMTFQHEDIVHAGNTMKAAQEVCQRFRKKSGSLLSRSNGDDLTEEQLHAEVSYAECLLQRAALTFLQDENMVSFIKGGMKVRNSYLIYKELHTVIQSYAALKGPNHKHLEGGVSFGIGAFNLTLSLFPARILKVLEFAGYSGDKEYGLSQLFVGATSHNLRSMMCALLLLCYYTFLSFILGTGEGDVADAERLLNPFRLRYPRGAIFLFFAGRTEEIKGNIDEAVALFEDGCKAQQAWKEFHHMCYWELMWCFTYKRVWKMAYFYADLLSQESRWSKAMYMYMKAAYLSMLPEGEARPFGDNEVELFRRVPSFKQKIAGKSPPTEKFAIRKARRYRASNPVRLPVPVLEMMYMWNGFTMISKRPELTEGMMETLLEAERTLQEAPVNEYTVDDGCVILLLKGVCLRNQGNLQAAEECFNKVYSSEKKLKFDHYLIPNSLLELGLLHVDQGRRDQAIKLLQKAKNNYKEYSMESRTQFRIHAALSKLKADTSDQDEITSM; translated from the exons ATGTCCACCGGGAAAGATGCACCTGTTAGCGAGAG ctcttCACAGGTCAGTCTCCAGGAGAGCCTGGAGGAGTGTATGGAGGCATTGGATCTTTTCCTCAACAACCAGTTCAGCGAAAGTTTGGACAAACTGCGGCCTCG ggCTAAAGACAGTATGTACCATGCGTTAATTTATGCCACCATTCTGGAGATGCAAGCTATGATGACTTTCCAGCACGAAGACATCGTCCACGCAGGAAACACCATGAAGGCTGCCCAGGAAGTCTGTCAGAG gTTCCGTAAGAAGTCCGGTAGCTTGCTGAGCAGATCAAACGGAGACGACCTCACTGAGG AACAACTCCACGCCGAAGTAAGTTACGCGGAGTGTCTCCTTCAGAGGGCTGCTCTTACATTTCTTCAG GATGAGAACATGGTTAGTTTTATCAAAGGCGGAATGAAAGTTCGCAACAGCTACCTCATATACAA AGAACTCCACACCGTCATCCAATCGTACGCTGCTCTCAAGGGACCGAACCACAAACACCTGGAAGGAGGGGTGTCCTTTGGGATTGGGGCCTTTAACTTG actctctccctctttcccgcCCGGATCCTGAAAGTGCTGGAATTTGCAGGATATTCAGGAGATAAG gaataTGGTCTTTCCCAACTCTTTGTTGGCGCTACTTCACACAACCTGCGTTCAATGATGTGTGCTCTGCTCCTGCTGTGTTACTATACTTTCCTCTCCTTCATACTGG GAACCGGAGAAGGTGATGTGGCCGATGCGGAGAGACTTCTGAACCCCTTTCGTCTGCGATATCCACGC ggTGCTATCTTCCTCTTCTTTGCAGGCAGAACAGAGGAGATTAAGGGAAACATTGATGAG GCGGTGGCGCTGTTTGAAGACGGATGTAAAGCCCAGCAGGCGTGGAAAGAGTTTCACCACATGTGTTACTGGGAGCTGATGTGGTGTTTCACGTACAAGCGCGTGTGGAAAATGGCCTATTTCTACGCCGACCTGCTAAGCCAAGAAAGCCGCTGGTCCAAG gccatgtatatgtatatgaaggCTGCTTACCTCAGCATGCTGCCTGAGGGAGAGGCCAGACCGTTTGGTGATAATGAGGTGGAGCTGTTCAG acggGTGCCCTCCTTCAAGCAGAAGATTGCGGGGAAGTCTCCGCCCACTGAGAAGTTTGCCATTCGCAAAGCCAGACGATACAGAGCCAGCAACCCTGTCAGGCTTCCTGTGCCTGTACTT gagatGATGTACATGTGGAATGGCTTCACCATGATCAGTAAGAGGCCTGAGCTGACTGAGGGAATGATGGAAACTCTGCTGGAGGCAGAGCGCACCCTGCAGGAAGCCCCTG TGAATGAGTACACAGTAGATGACGGCTGTGTAATCTTGCTGCTGAAGGGAGTGTGTTTGAGGAATCAGGGGAACCTGCAGGCAGCAGAGGAATGTTTCAATAAAGTTTACAGCAG CGAGAAGAAGCTGAAGTTTGATCATTATCTGATCCCAAACTCTCTCCTGGAACTCGGCCTGCTCCACGTGGACCAGGGCAGGAGAGACCAGGCCATCAAACTCCTGCAGAAAGCCAA GAATAACTATAAGGAGTACTCTATGGAATCCCGAACCCAGTTCCGGATACATGCTGCTCTCTCCAAACTTAAAGCAGACACCAGCGATCAGGACGAAATTACTTCGATGTAA